One part of the Salinivirga cyanobacteriivorans genome encodes these proteins:
- the amrB gene encoding AmmeMemoRadiSam system protein B yields MNKSTLIFFAMLMLLFIGCRSQDHPKQHIRQAAVAGQFYHKNPAQLKNQLKQFFSEAKTKRAGTTRAVIVPHAGYVFSGQVAASAFNQINPDRKIKNVFLLGSAHRVWVNKASVFGGEAYETPLGQVRVNTEIVHKLLENSAFSYNEKAHKNEHSLEVELPFLQHHLKNNFQIIPILVNTQDQREIQSIAKALKPYYTQNNLFVISTDFSHYPSDKDACKTDSLTAEAVASGNTEELLMQIEKNNQKGVSNLKTSMCGLSAMLVFLDIIEDQGYTIEKIEYRNSSDSQYGNKNRVVGYWAMRVVSKKAIKAKEASFSLNATEKNYLLKLARNTIDQYLKTKRIPAIPENDLTPNLKTKTGCFVTLHKNGRLRGCIGNFSGTLPLAEGVQEMAVAAATEDPRFNTVRSEELKSIKIEISVLTPLKPIDNLKDFELGKHGIYIQKGMHSGTYLPQVADDKNWTKEEFVSHCSKYKAGLGKDGWKKAKLYTYEALIFSEKSHSNE; encoded by the coding sequence ATGAACAAAAGCACACTAATCTTTTTCGCAATGCTGATGTTGCTGTTTATTGGATGCCGGTCGCAGGACCATCCAAAACAACACATCAGGCAAGCTGCCGTAGCAGGCCAGTTCTACCATAAAAACCCGGCTCAACTAAAAAATCAACTAAAACAGTTTTTTTCAGAAGCTAAAACTAAACGCGCCGGAACAACACGAGCAGTCATCGTTCCTCATGCCGGATATGTATTCTCAGGTCAGGTTGCCGCATCGGCATTCAACCAGATCAACCCAGATCGAAAAATAAAAAACGTATTTCTTTTGGGTTCTGCCCATCGTGTTTGGGTAAACAAAGCATCGGTATTTGGTGGTGAAGCATATGAAACACCTTTGGGACAAGTACGGGTAAACACCGAAATTGTACATAAACTACTCGAAAATTCTGCGTTCAGCTATAACGAAAAGGCACATAAAAACGAGCATAGCCTTGAGGTAGAATTGCCCTTTCTGCAACATCACCTCAAAAACAACTTTCAAATTATCCCCATACTTGTTAACACACAAGACCAAAGGGAAATTCAATCCATTGCCAAAGCACTAAAACCATATTACACTCAGAATAATCTTTTCGTAATAAGTACCGATTTTTCTCATTATCCTTCCGACAAAGATGCTTGCAAAACAGACAGTCTTACAGCAGAAGCTGTGGCATCAGGCAACACTGAAGAACTACTGATGCAAATTGAAAAAAACAACCAGAAAGGCGTCTCCAATTTAAAAACAAGTATGTGTGGATTAAGTGCCATGTTGGTTTTTCTCGACATAATTGAAGATCAGGGGTATACAATTGAAAAAATTGAGTATCGCAATTCATCGGACAGTCAATATGGCAACAAAAACAGAGTAGTCGGTTACTGGGCCATGCGTGTCGTCTCAAAAAAGGCAATAAAAGCCAAAGAAGCCAGTTTCTCACTCAACGCAACAGAAAAAAACTACTTACTCAAATTAGCAAGAAACACAATAGACCAATATTTAAAAACAAAACGAATTCCTGCCATACCTGAAAACGATTTAACTCCCAATTTAAAAACAAAAACAGGTTGCTTCGTCACCTTGCATAAAAACGGCAGGCTCCGCGGATGTATCGGTAATTTTTCGGGTACACTCCCGCTGGCAGAAGGCGTACAGGAAATGGCTGTGGCAGCGGCTACCGAAGATCCACGTTTCAATACTGTAAGGTCTGAAGAATTGAAATCGATAAAAATTGAAATTTCAGTGCTTACCCCGCTTAAGCCCATTGATAATCTTAAAGATTTTGAATTGGGTAAGCATGGTATTTACATCCAAAAAGGCATGCATTCGGGCACCTACCTACCACAAGTTGCCGATGATAAAAACTGGACAAAGGAGGAGTTTGTAAGCCACTGCTCAAAATATAAAGCCGGTTTGGGCAAAGATGGTTGGAAGAAAGCCAAATTGTATACATATGAAGCTTTAATCTTTTCAGAAAAATCTCATAGCAATGAATAA
- a CDS encoding leucyl aminopeptidase family protein, whose translation MDNIIFNLVKEKPQLVNSVFLVDSFDKLDKSIFSDREIDYIQHRIAQNTRLIPLNYFYHWNFIVITGCDDQCTDELESIRRTGAKLADKVHENELDFLTLIDYSGRKETTTAMVEGLLMASYSFDKYKKNTNPTKPLKRLNIFNKYFKEHDIEELEITMQAVAMTRDLVNEPASTLTATRFADEITRAAHVSGLNVELYRKEDLQKMNMGGILAVNQGSEEPPVLIKLEWKHPKAKNKKPLAFVGKGVVYDSGGLSIKPTAKSMDYMKSDMAGGATVAGLMYTIARNKMPIHAIALIPATDNRINAKAYSPGDIITMHNGKSVEVMNTDAEGRLIMADALSYVDKFEPEFVLSVATLTGSASRAIGPYGIAAMGNAKEKYFKLLEESGMRTYERIVKFPFWDDYATMLKSDIADLKNIGGESAGAITAGKFLEQFTNHPFIHLDIAGVAFVHKALHYHKFGSSGVGVRLLFDFVKALTK comes from the coding sequence ATGGACAATATTATATTCAATCTTGTAAAAGAGAAACCGCAATTAGTAAACAGTGTTTTTTTAGTAGATTCTTTTGATAAGCTGGATAAGAGCATTTTTTCTGATCGTGAAATTGATTATATCCAACACCGCATAGCACAAAACACCCGACTCATACCATTGAATTATTTTTACCACTGGAATTTTATCGTGATTACGGGTTGCGATGATCAGTGTACAGATGAACTTGAGTCTATCAGGCGTACAGGTGCAAAACTTGCAGACAAAGTACATGAAAATGAACTCGATTTTTTAACGCTTATTGATTATTCAGGGCGTAAAGAAACTACAACCGCAATGGTGGAAGGTTTGTTAATGGCTTCTTATAGCTTCGATAAATATAAAAAGAATACCAATCCAACAAAACCATTAAAACGGCTGAATATTTTTAATAAGTATTTCAAAGAGCATGACATAGAGGAGCTTGAGATTACAATGCAAGCCGTTGCTATGACACGCGATTTAGTAAATGAACCGGCATCTACGCTTACGGCAACCCGGTTTGCCGATGAAATTACCCGCGCTGCACATGTTTCTGGTTTGAATGTAGAGCTTTACCGAAAAGAAGACCTGCAAAAAATGAATATGGGTGGAATTCTCGCCGTAAACCAGGGAAGCGAAGAGCCTCCGGTGCTAATTAAGCTGGAATGGAAACACCCCAAAGCTAAAAATAAAAAACCGTTGGCCTTTGTTGGAAAAGGAGTGGTTTATGATTCAGGCGGATTAAGCATAAAACCAACAGCTAAAAGTATGGATTATATGAAATCTGATATGGCTGGTGGAGCCACAGTAGCAGGTTTGATGTATACCATTGCCCGCAATAAAATGCCAATTCATGCAATAGCTTTAATACCGGCCACAGATAATCGCATAAACGCAAAGGCTTATTCTCCGGGCGACATTATTACCATGCATAACGGCAAATCGGTCGAGGTAATGAATACCGATGCAGAGGGCCGGCTCATCATGGCAGACGCCCTGAGCTATGTTGATAAGTTTGAACCTGAATTTGTGCTCTCTGTTGCCACCCTTACAGGTTCAGCCTCCCGGGCTATTGGGCCTTACGGTATTGCTGCCATGGGTAATGCCAAAGAGAAATATTTTAAACTTTTGGAGGAATCAGGAATGCGCACCTATGAGCGTATTGTTAAATTTCCCTTTTGGGATGATTATGCTACAATGCTAAAGTCAGATATTGCCGACCTTAAAAACATAGGTGGCGAAAGTGCCGGAGCCATTACAGCAGGCAAGTTTCTGGAGCAATTTACAAACCACCCGTTTATACACCTGGATATTGCCGGAGTGGCTTTTGTACATAAAGCGCTACATTACCATAAATTTGGTTCCAGCGGTGTGGGCGTAAGATTATTATTTGACTTTGTAAAGGCGCTTACAAAATAA
- a CDS encoding response regulator, producing MEYNWSEKNILIAEDVDVNYRFLEKILQDTGANILRVMDGKEAVDFCKKHDEVDLVLMDIQMPGMDGFEASKAIKSIRHDLPIIAQTAHAIEGGREKGLESGCDEYIVKPININKMYATIDKYFSPVA from the coding sequence ATGGAGTATAACTGGTCAGAGAAAAATATACTTATAGCTGAAGATGTAGATGTGAATTACCGCTTTCTGGAGAAAATTCTTCAGGACACAGGAGCTAATATTTTGCGTGTAATGGATGGCAAAGAGGCTGTTGATTTCTGTAAAAAACATGATGAGGTAGACCTCGTATTAATGGATATTCAAATGCCGGGTATGGATGGTTTTGAAGCCTCAAAAGCCATTAAGTCCATTCGCCACGATTTACCCATTATAGCACAAACAGCCCATGCCATTGAGGGCGGTCGCGAAAAAGGTCTGGAATCCGGATGCGATGAATATATTGTAAAGCCAATCAATATTAATAAAATGTATGCTACTATTGATAAATATTTTAGTCCGGTAGCATAA
- the pdxA gene encoding 4-hydroxythreonine-4-phosphate dehydrogenase PdxA, translating to MRKDDKIKVGISHGDINGISYEIIIKALQDNRLNDSCTPILYGSPKVAAYHRKALDIENFSFNAIRKAEDANPKRANLINVLDDNVRVELGKSTKMAGECSVLALDRMVNDMTNGLIDAMVTAPICKENIQQAGFSFPGHTEYLQKQFNSEEVLMLMVFNELRVGVVTGHIPLKDAPGSLTKDLVYSKIKVLHESLLKDFALSKGKIAVLGLNPHAGDNGIIGTEDRDIIQPAIEKARQEGIMAVGPFPSDGFFGSGGYNQYDAVLAMYHDQGLIPFKVISQGEGVNYTAGLSVVRTSPGHGTAFDIVGKDLGNPASLRNAIYLASDISRNRRVYEEASANPLEKQSFDAGPGDVDISDLESDNAAE from the coding sequence ATGAGGAAAGACGATAAAATAAAAGTGGGTATCTCTCACGGAGATATTAACGGAATTAGTTACGAAATAATTATAAAAGCTTTACAAGATAACAGACTAAACGATTCATGCACACCCATTTTGTATGGTTCTCCAAAAGTTGCCGCCTATCATAGAAAAGCACTGGATATTGAAAATTTTAGTTTTAATGCTATTCGTAAGGCTGAGGATGCCAATCCCAAAAGAGCCAATTTAATAAATGTACTTGATGATAATGTGCGTGTAGAGCTTGGTAAATCTACCAAAATGGCTGGAGAGTGCTCCGTACTTGCCCTTGATCGAATGGTGAATGATATGACCAACGGTTTGATCGACGCAATGGTTACGGCACCTATTTGTAAAGAGAACATTCAACAGGCTGGTTTTTCTTTTCCCGGTCATACTGAGTACCTTCAAAAACAATTCAATAGTGAAGAGGTATTAATGCTTATGGTTTTTAATGAGCTCAGGGTAGGCGTAGTTACCGGCCATATTCCTTTAAAAGATGCTCCGGGATCATTGACCAAAGATCTGGTGTATAGTAAAATTAAAGTGTTGCACGAAAGTTTATTAAAAGACTTTGCCCTAAGTAAAGGCAAAATAGCTGTGCTTGGACTTAATCCACATGCCGGCGATAATGGAATTATCGGTACTGAAGACCGGGACATTATTCAGCCTGCAATTGAAAAAGCAAGGCAGGAGGGTATTATGGCAGTTGGGCCATTTCCTTCGGATGGGTTCTTCGGATCCGGTGGTTATAATCAATACGATGCTGTGTTGGCGATGTATCACGATCAGGGATTGATACCCTTTAAGGTTATCTCCCAGGGAGAAGGTGTGAATTATACGGCAGGTTTGTCTGTAGTTAGAACTTCACCCGGTCACGGTACCGCTTTCGATATTGTAGGAAAAGATTTAGGTAATCCCGCTTCATTAAGGAATGCTATTTATTTAGCCTCTGATATTTCCCGTAACCGAAGAGTTTATGAGGAGGCATCGGCCAATCCATTAGAAAAACAAAGTTTTGATGCGGGCCCCGGTGACGTTGATATATCAGATCTTGAATCTGATAATGCAGCAGAATAA
- a CDS encoding aminopeptidase P N-terminal domain-containing protein — protein MRNQELPYHFFTRNRKNLQKELDPNTLVIVFSNPVSIRNGDQQYVYRQASDMFYFSGITQPETVLVMYTTGGNWHEILFINRPDPKTAIWDGYQLSTSDAADASGITDVRYTDTMKQTLEKLAKKNEKIASTYPAHHQVAVQWTEYLMERNKKISQTSLQPIISKLRVIKAPEEIALIKKAIDITRKAFENLVPMIQSGAMEYEIEAEMIRTFIANGSDGHAFDPIVASGPNACILHYINNKRKMKNKELLLLDFGAEFNGYAADMSRTLPIGGHFTTRQKEVYRAVLNAQKEAINLIRPGISIKDINEQVRQYLEKKMVELNLFTEQDIAQQNPEEPLTRKYFMHGTSHFMGIDVHDIGDTKEKLQPGMVLTCEPGLYIKEESLGVRIENDILVTENGNEDLMAHIPRETEDIERLLSQ, from the coding sequence ATGCGAAACCAGGAACTACCATATCATTTTTTCACACGTAACAGAAAAAACCTTCAAAAGGAGCTTGATCCAAACACACTTGTAATTGTATTCTCCAACCCCGTATCTATCCGCAATGGCGACCAGCAATACGTTTACCGGCAGGCTTCAGATATGTTTTACTTCTCTGGCATCACACAACCCGAAACTGTGCTTGTAATGTACACCACCGGGGGTAACTGGCATGAAATTCTGTTCATCAACCGCCCCGACCCCAAAACAGCAATTTGGGATGGCTACCAGCTCAGCACCTCCGATGCAGCGGATGCAAGTGGTATAACAGATGTAAGGTATACCGATACAATGAAGCAAACACTGGAAAAGCTGGCCAAAAAGAACGAAAAAATAGCTTCAACCTATCCGGCACACCATCAAGTTGCTGTACAATGGACAGAATACCTGATGGAACGTAATAAAAAAATCAGCCAAACCAGCCTGCAACCAATCATTTCAAAGCTGCGTGTAATTAAAGCGCCTGAAGAGATAGCCCTGATTAAAAAAGCAATTGACATTACAAGAAAAGCCTTCGAAAATCTGGTTCCAATGATTCAATCAGGTGCAATGGAATACGAGATCGAAGCTGAAATGATACGCACTTTTATTGCGAATGGCTCGGATGGACATGCATTTGACCCCATAGTCGCATCGGGCCCAAATGCATGTATCTTACACTATATCAACAACAAACGGAAAATGAAGAATAAAGAGTTGTTGCTACTGGATTTTGGTGCTGAGTTTAACGGATATGCAGCAGATATGAGTCGCACATTACCTATTGGAGGGCATTTTACCACCCGGCAAAAAGAGGTTTACCGGGCCGTGCTTAATGCACAAAAAGAGGCCATAAACCTCATTCGGCCCGGCATAAGTATAAAAGATATAAATGAGCAAGTGCGACAATACCTGGAAAAAAAGATGGTTGAACTTAATCTTTTTACTGAACAGGATATAGCACAACAAAACCCTGAAGAACCGCTGACCCGAAAATATTTCATGCACGGGACAAGCCATTTTATGGGTATTGACGTGCATGATATAGGCGATACGAAAGAAAAGCTGCAACCCGGCATGGTACTAACTTGTGAACCGGGGCTTTACATTAAAGAAGAGTCGCTGGGTGTACGCATTGAAAACGACATACTGGTAACTGAAAATGGCAACGAAGACCTCATGGCCCATATTCCCCGAGAAACAGAAGACATTGAGCGATTGCTAAGCCAATGA
- a CDS encoding glycosyltransferase has protein sequence MKKVLYISYDGMTDPLGQSQVLPYLGGLSKKGHKITLLSFEKPNRYAAQSKHIKAICDDFNIEWAPQSYTSTPPVLSSLKDFHKMKKLALKLHREKAFDVAHARGYLPAMAGQVLQSKYGVKLLFDMRGFWPDERAEGGIWNKKNPVFNLVYTYFKNKERSLFQTADAVVSLTQAGKNIIQQWPFLNLKADEVAVIPCCADFDHFSPENIDESKKASFREALALKYDFVLSYLGSIGSWYMLSEMLDFFKVLLEFKPKAKMLFITPDEAEKIKSEAAHKNIDNQQIVCHGVARHDVPALLSLSDLSLFFIKPVFSKQASSPTKLAEILGMGIPAIANAGVGDVDLIYKQHFPDLLVHDFTESAYRQTLNTYFNGPAINQDQLVKVARQYFSLTDGIEKYHEIYSEL, from the coding sequence TTGAAAAAAGTATTGTACATATCATACGATGGAATGACCGATCCACTCGGGCAGTCGCAGGTACTTCCGTACCTTGGCGGGCTCTCGAAAAAAGGTCATAAAATAACCCTGCTCTCTTTTGAAAAACCCAACCGGTACGCAGCTCAAAGTAAGCATATAAAAGCAATTTGCGATGATTTTAATATTGAGTGGGCCCCGCAAAGTTATACATCCACCCCACCTGTTTTATCCTCGCTGAAAGATTTTCATAAAATGAAAAAACTTGCTCTAAAGCTGCATCGCGAAAAGGCATTTGATGTGGCACACGCCCGGGGGTATTTGCCTGCAATGGCCGGACAGGTTTTGCAAAGCAAATATGGCGTGAAACTATTATTCGATATGCGGGGCTTTTGGCCCGATGAGCGGGCTGAAGGAGGTATATGGAACAAAAAAAATCCGGTTTTTAATCTGGTTTATACGTATTTTAAAAATAAAGAGCGAAGCTTATTTCAAACTGCCGATGCTGTTGTGAGTCTCACGCAGGCAGGTAAGAATATTATTCAGCAATGGCCTTTTTTGAATTTGAAGGCGGATGAGGTTGCTGTAATTCCATGTTGTGCCGATTTTGATCATTTTTCTCCTGAAAACATTGATGAATCTAAAAAGGCTTCTTTTAGGGAGGCATTGGCGTTGAAATACGACTTTGTGCTATCTTATTTGGGCTCAATAGGTTCATGGTATATGCTGTCTGAAATGCTCGATTTTTTTAAAGTATTGTTGGAGTTTAAACCTAAAGCCAAAATGCTTTTTATTACACCCGACGAAGCAGAAAAAATTAAATCAGAGGCCGCTCATAAAAATATTGATAATCAGCAGATTGTTTGCCACGGTGTGGCGCGCCATGATGTGCCTGCATTGCTTTCATTGTCAGATTTATCTTTGTTTTTCATCAAGCCGGTTTTTTCCAAGCAGGCATCATCTCCAACCAAGTTGGCTGAAATTCTGGGTATGGGTATTCCAGCGATTGCCAATGCTGGTGTAGGCGATGTGGATTTGATTTATAAGCAACATTTTCCGGATTTATTGGTGCATGATTTTACTGAAAGCGCTTACAGGCAAACATTAAACACATACTTTAATGGCCCTGCAATAAACCAGGATCAGCTTGTTAAAGTTGCCCGTCAATATTTTTCATTAACCGATGGTATTGAAAAATACCATGAAATTTATTCAGAACTTTGA
- a CDS encoding C1 family peptidase has product MKAHLSTNLIMVFIVGFLSYSNAQETENTTAYDFNIVKELPHTMAKDQGRAGTCWSFATTSFLESEIMRMGKDSVDLSEMFFVYHAYLDKAQRYIMRHGQTNFSQGGQAHDVMNVIREEGMVPEAAYTGIAYEGTEHNHSEVVAMMHGMLDKLAEQRRKMPLWIDAFRAVMDVYFGILPENFEWNGKKVTSKEFQKSLGVNPDDYVELTSYEFYPYYTSVNLDIPDNWSFDHYYNVKLEELIGTIDYAIAEGYTVCWDGDVSEHGFNHGKGFAVLPIEDVLKDESYLNDIAPEKEVTTDLREATFMSQKSTDDHLMHLIGTSEDREGNPYYIIKNSWNHNSNDFQGKLHMSLPFVKAKTIAIMVHKDAVPKELRKKLDF; this is encoded by the coding sequence ATGAAAGCACATCTATCAACCAATTTAATTATGGTTTTTATCGTAGGTTTTTTGTCATATTCCAATGCTCAGGAAACCGAAAATACCACTGCCTATGATTTTAATATTGTAAAAGAACTGCCACATACCATGGCAAAAGATCAGGGCAGGGCAGGTACTTGTTGGAGTTTTGCCACAACCTCTTTTCTCGAATCCGAAATTATGCGTATGGGAAAAGATTCTGTGGATTTAAGTGAAATGTTTTTTGTCTATCATGCATATTTAGATAAAGCTCAACGCTATATTATGCGCCATGGTCAAACCAACTTTTCACAGGGCGGACAGGCGCATGATGTGATGAATGTTATTCGTGAAGAGGGTATGGTGCCTGAAGCGGCCTACACGGGAATAGCATACGAGGGAACCGAACATAATCATTCTGAAGTTGTAGCCATGATGCACGGAATGCTTGATAAACTTGCCGAACAACGCAGAAAAATGCCTTTGTGGATCGACGCCTTTAGGGCTGTAATGGATGTTTATTTCGGTATTTTACCTGAAAATTTTGAATGGAATGGAAAAAAAGTGACAAGTAAGGAATTTCAAAAATCTTTAGGTGTAAACCCTGATGATTATGTGGAGTTAACTTCTTATGAATTCTACCCTTACTATACATCAGTTAATCTTGATATTCCGGACAACTGGTCTTTTGATCATTATTACAATGTAAAGCTGGAGGAACTTATCGGAACCATTGATTATGCCATAGCAGAGGGTTATACCGTTTGTTGGGATGGCGATGTGAGCGAGCATGGTTTTAATCATGGGAAAGGTTTTGCTGTTTTGCCGATAGAGGATGTGCTTAAAGATGAGTCTTATTTGAACGATATTGCGCCGGAAAAAGAGGTGACCACAGATTTACGTGAAGCTACATTTATGTCGCAGAAATCTACCGATGACCATTTGATGCATTTGATTGGTACTTCAGAAGACAGGGAAGGAAATCCATATTATATCATAAAAAATTCATGGAATCATAATAGCAATGATTTTCAGGGAAAATTACATATGTCGCTTCCGTTTGTTAAAGCCAAGACTATTGCTATAATGGTGCACAAAGATGCTGTGCCAAAAGAATTGCGCAAGAAACTCGATTTCTAA
- the amrS gene encoding AmmeMemoRadiSam system radical SAM enzyme, with translation MNKYQKLIVIAALIVSIVAIAVQIIFYQPRQAAEKIAVKETFTPPCMKAGIASLPQSKITRQLVESHNLSMKESYYYDKIPATGEVICRLCPHKCILREGELGDCRVRANVEGKLRTLVYARPITMHLDPIEKKPFFHFLPTKKTLSIATAGCNLRCRNCQNWQISQLSPFEMEKVKVRSPKTIVNLARKYNAEIISYTYNDPIVFFEYMLETAKLAHKNGIKNTMVTAGFINEEPMEELAQYIDGATVDIKGMTNEFYDRFNTGELDPVLDAIKVMKKEGVWLEISYLVIPGENDTNEDFDKFARWVKDNTGKGTPVHFLRFFPHYQMKSKPATPVPTLKRARKRAINAGLEYVYIGNVRDPETEDTFCPHCHKKIIDRNGYQMKALHIKDGKCEFCNQPINGIWK, from the coding sequence ATGAATAAATACCAGAAACTAATCGTCATCGCAGCCCTTATTGTTTCTATTGTGGCCATTGCTGTACAAATAATCTTTTACCAACCCCGGCAAGCTGCAGAAAAAATCGCTGTAAAAGAGACCTTCACTCCTCCCTGCATGAAGGCCGGTATTGCAAGCTTACCTCAAAGTAAAATAACACGCCAGTTGGTGGAATCGCATAACCTTTCCATGAAAGAATCTTACTATTACGATAAAATACCGGCAACCGGCGAAGTGATATGCCGGCTTTGCCCCCACAAATGCATTTTGCGTGAAGGCGAACTCGGCGATTGCAGAGTGCGGGCAAATGTAGAAGGCAAATTACGCACACTGGTCTACGCCCGGCCAATAACAATGCACCTCGACCCAATTGAAAAAAAACCTTTTTTTCACTTCCTCCCTACAAAAAAAACCCTTTCAATAGCCACAGCAGGTTGCAACCTGCGCTGCAGAAATTGCCAAAACTGGCAAATCAGCCAGCTATCTCCATTCGAAATGGAAAAAGTAAAAGTAAGGTCACCCAAAACAATAGTAAACCTTGCCAGGAAATACAATGCCGAAATAATTTCATACACCTACAACGACCCCATTGTATTTTTTGAATACATGCTGGAGACAGCCAAATTAGCGCATAAAAATGGCATTAAAAACACAATGGTTACGGCGGGTTTTATAAATGAAGAACCAATGGAGGAACTGGCTCAATATATCGACGGTGCGACGGTAGACATAAAAGGTATGACGAATGAATTTTACGACCGGTTCAACACAGGAGAACTCGACCCGGTATTAGATGCAATTAAGGTAATGAAAAAAGAGGGTGTATGGCTTGAAATCAGCTACCTAGTGATTCCGGGAGAGAATGACACTAACGAAGATTTCGATAAATTTGCCCGGTGGGTGAAAGACAATACAGGCAAAGGAACGCCTGTACATTTTCTGCGTTTCTTCCCACACTACCAAATGAAATCGAAACCAGCCACGCCGGTGCCAACGCTCAAACGCGCGCGTAAACGGGCAATAAATGCCGGATTGGAGTACGTATACATCGGCAATGTGCGCGACCCGGAAACAGAAGATACCTTTTGCCCGCATTGCCATAAAAAAATTATCGATCGCAACGGATATCAAATGAAGGCACTGCATATAAAAGATGGTAAGTGCGAATTTTGCAATCAACCCATAAACGGAATCTGGAAGTAG